A genomic window from Serratia liquefaciens includes:
- a CDS encoding ASCH domain-containing protein, with product MTKAAILAKYPGASRWPFGDSPALADELLQRVLEGQKTATCCSYLSYQQEQEPRVGDYNVVLDGRGEPACVIRILSLRLTRYCDVTAEMAAQEGEGDKSLAFWRQGHQDFFTREGTFSPQMWLVFQQFELVEVL from the coding sequence ATGACTAAAGCGGCCATTTTGGCTAAATATCCCGGCGCGTCTCGTTGGCCATTCGGCGACAGCCCGGCGCTGGCAGACGAGCTGTTGCAACGGGTGCTCGAGGGGCAGAAAACTGCCACCTGCTGTTCTTATCTTTCTTATCAGCAAGAGCAAGAACCCAGGGTTGGGGATTACAACGTCGTGCTTGACGGTCGCGGCGAACCGGCCTGCGTCATCAGGATCCTGTCATTGAGGCTGACTCGCTATTGCGACGTTACGGCCGAGATGGCGGCACAGGAGGGTGAGGGGGATAAAAGCCTCGCGTTCTGGCGGCAAGGGCACCAGGATTTTTTTACGCGTGAAGGCACTTTTTCGCCCCAGATGTGGCTGGTGTTTCAACAGTTTGAGCTGGTTGAGGTTTTATAG
- a CDS encoding 23S rRNA (adenine(2030)-N(6))-methyltransferase RlmJ, whose product MLSYRHSFHAGNHADVLKHTVQSLIIESLKEKEKPFLYLDTHSGAGRYQLSGEHAERTGEYLEGIGLLWQRDDLPQELAAYMSVVHNFNRTERLRYYPGSPLIARQLLRPQDKIHLTELHPSDFPLLRSEFQKDERAKVQRADGYQQLKSQLPPLSRRGLILMDPPYEMKTDYQDVVKGLQEGYKRFATGTYALWYPVVMRQQIKRMLKDLEATGIRNILQIELAVRPDSDQRGMTASGMIVINPPWKLEQQMNNVLPWLHKTLVPSGNGHHLVNWVVPE is encoded by the coding sequence ATGTTAAGTTACCGCCACAGTTTCCACGCCGGCAACCACGCCGACGTGCTTAAGCACACCGTTCAAAGCCTGATCATCGAATCGCTGAAAGAAAAAGAGAAGCCGTTCCTGTACCTGGATACCCACTCCGGCGCAGGACGCTATCAGCTGAGCGGTGAACACGCCGAACGCACCGGGGAATATCTGGAAGGCATCGGTCTGCTGTGGCAACGTGATGACCTGCCGCAAGAGCTGGCAGCCTACATGAGCGTAGTGCACAACTTTAACCGCACCGAAAGGTTGCGTTACTACCCAGGTTCGCCACTGATTGCCCGTCAACTGCTGCGTCCGCAGGATAAAATCCACCTGACCGAGCTGCACCCGAGCGACTTCCCGTTGCTGCGCAGTGAGTTCCAGAAGGACGAGCGTGCCAAGGTGCAACGCGCCGATGGCTACCAGCAGTTGAAATCCCAACTGCCGCCGCTGTCGCGCCGCGGGCTGATCCTGATGGACCCGCCTTACGAAATGAAAACCGATTACCAGGACGTGGTAAAAGGCCTGCAGGAAGGCTACAAGCGCTTTGCCACCGGCACCTACGCGCTGTGGTACCCGGTAGTGATGCGCCAGCAAATCAAGCGCATGCTGAAAGATCTGGAAGCCACCGGCATCCGCAATATTCTGCAAATCGAACTGGCGGTAAGACCCGACAGCGACCAGCGCGGCATGACGGCCTCCGGCATGATTGTGATTAACCCGCCGTGGAAACTGGAACAGCAGATGAACAACGTGCTGCCGTGGCTGCACAAAACCCTGGTGCCGTCAGGCAACGGTCACCATTTGGTGAACTGGGTGGTGCCGGAATAA
- a CDS encoding LysR family transcriptional regulator — protein sequence MNNLKRVDLNLLVTLEALLSERNVTRAAARLNLSQPSVSIQLAKLREIYHDPLLLPGPRGMLPTARALSLLTPLRQTLADLGRLLAPERPFDPLLAEMTWQLAAADAAEYAILLPMLPQLRQAAPKSRLAIREASPKHMSRDLADGVIDLGFLSREEAPAELRHRQLFREQYLLVGRRDHPLLQSPPSLEQFCQLEFVMVSQDGGGFRTLIDTLLEAQGLARRVVMSLPHFLFIPALLARSDMVAMLPSRMLGELLGDLRTWPAPLEIPGYDMVMVWHERSHRDPAHSWLREQVVDALEGSATPL from the coding sequence ATCAACAATTTAAAGCGGGTCGATCTCAACTTGCTGGTCACGCTGGAAGCGCTGCTCAGCGAACGCAATGTGACGCGGGCGGCGGCACGCCTCAATCTGAGCCAGCCGTCGGTCAGCATTCAACTGGCCAAGCTGCGCGAGATTTACCACGATCCCCTGCTGCTGCCCGGCCCGCGAGGGATGTTGCCCACGGCACGCGCGCTAAGCCTGTTGACGCCTCTGCGCCAGACGCTGGCCGACCTCGGCCGCCTGCTGGCGCCGGAACGCCCGTTTGATCCGCTGCTGGCCGAAATGACCTGGCAGCTGGCCGCCGCCGACGCCGCCGAATATGCCATCCTGTTGCCGATGCTGCCCCAACTGCGGCAGGCGGCCCCCAAATCTCGCCTGGCGATCCGCGAGGCATCGCCGAAACACATGAGCCGCGATCTGGCAGACGGCGTGATCGACCTCGGTTTTTTGTCCCGGGAAGAAGCCCCCGCCGAGCTGCGCCATCGACAGTTGTTTCGCGAGCAGTACCTGCTGGTAGGCCGTCGTGACCATCCGTTGTTGCAAAGCCCCCCTTCGCTGGAGCAGTTTTGTCAGTTGGAGTTCGTGATGGTTTCGCAAGACGGCGGCGGGTTTCGCACCCTGATAGACACGCTGTTGGAAGCGCAGGGATTAGCGCGACGCGTCGTGATGTCGCTGCCGCACTTCCTGTTCATCCCCGCGCTGCTGGCAAGGTCCGATATGGTCGCGATGCTACCTTCGCGCATGCTGGGCGAACTGCTGGGCGACCTGCGCACCTGGCCGGCGCCGTTGGAAATCCCCGGTTATGACATGGTGATGGTATGGCATGAACGCTCGCACCGCGATCCGGCCCATAGCTGGCTGCGTGAGCAAGTGGTTGACGCCCTGGAGGGCTCGGCGACGCCACTATAA
- a CDS encoding MDR family MFS transporter — MSTTAVARDTPAEKGGVSRREWCAIIGGLIGGFMAILDIQIANSSMKVIQGALSATLNDSSWLMTSYFTAEIVAIPLCGWLCQALGTGRYALWCIAGFLGASLLCSAAWNLSSMIVFRALQGFSGGALIPISFRLIIEILPMEKRPLGMSLFSIIGTFAPAVGPALGGWLTDNFSWHAIFYINAIPALLSWGLIQYALKHPTINWNIIRHGDFVGIVSVMLCLGALEVILEKGGEENWLESNMICVLAITSGISFIIFMYSQLTHPHPLINLRLFRDYNFSCAIVIFAMLGVAIYGTLFLVPYYLTMVHDYNASEIGTVVIWMGFPQLIILPFIPRLIQRYNPKYLICIGFVGLAISAFMDCSMDGNFAGPQMAWSMLIRALGQPFIMVPLSLLATRNVQQKDSASSAVLINIFRSLGGSCGTAILSTFFITRIYTHVDVIKTSLVSGSNAFTGYLSNIKSLLIERGLAADAISVKSTACALLGKRIARESEIMAFNDLFLIMGGMMLATALLVLFSSHDFRLYAKKEGGR; from the coding sequence ATGAGTACCACTGCGGTGGCACGGGATACCCCGGCCGAGAAGGGCGGAGTATCCCGTCGTGAGTGGTGCGCCATTATCGGCGGGTTGATAGGGGGCTTTATGGCCATCCTGGATATTCAAATTGCCAACTCATCAATGAAAGTGATCCAGGGAGCGCTTTCCGCGACGTTGAACGACAGTTCTTGGCTGATGACCTCTTATTTCACCGCCGAAATTGTAGCTATCCCGCTTTGCGGCTGGCTTTGCCAGGCGCTGGGCACGGGGCGCTATGCTCTATGGTGTATTGCCGGTTTTCTCGGGGCATCGTTGCTCTGTTCCGCCGCCTGGAACCTGAGCTCCATGATTGTATTTCGGGCGTTGCAAGGGTTCAGCGGCGGTGCGCTGATCCCGATTTCATTTCGCTTGATTATCGAGATCCTGCCGATGGAAAAGCGGCCTTTAGGTATGTCCTTATTCAGTATTATCGGCACATTTGCGCCGGCGGTGGGGCCCGCGTTGGGTGGCTGGTTGACCGATAATTTTTCCTGGCACGCCATATTTTATATCAATGCCATTCCGGCCCTGCTGTCGTGGGGACTGATTCAGTACGCTTTAAAACACCCAACTATTAACTGGAACATCATTCGCCATGGGGATTTTGTCGGCATTGTTTCCGTCATGCTGTGCTTGGGTGCGCTGGAGGTCATTCTCGAAAAGGGGGGAGAGGAAAACTGGCTGGAGTCCAATATGATCTGCGTGCTGGCGATAACCTCTGGCATCAGCTTTATCATATTCATGTACTCCCAACTTACGCACCCCCATCCGCTGATCAATCTAAGGCTGTTTCGTGACTATAACTTTTCGTGCGCCATCGTAATTTTCGCCATGTTAGGTGTGGCTATCTATGGCACGTTGTTCCTGGTGCCTTACTATCTGACGATGGTGCATGATTACAATGCGTCCGAAATCGGCACGGTTGTGATCTGGATGGGCTTTCCTCAGTTGATCATCCTGCCGTTTATTCCTCGGCTCATTCAACGCTATAACCCCAAATATCTGATCTGCATTGGGTTTGTTGGCCTGGCCATCAGCGCATTTATGGATTGTTCGATGGATGGCAATTTTGCCGGGCCGCAGATGGCGTGGTCTATGTTGATCCGCGCATTAGGGCAACCTTTTATCATGGTGCCTCTCTCCCTCCTCGCCACCCGAAATGTCCAACAAAAGGACAGCGCTTCCTCTGCCGTGTTGATCAATATTTTTCGCAGCCTCGGCGGTTCTTGTGGCACAGCTATCCTGAGCACGTTTTTCATCACGCGAATTTACACCCATGTTGATGTCATCAAGACCTCGTTGGTTTCAGGCAGCAATGCGTTTACGGGATATCTCAGCAACATAAAAAGCCTTCTGATCGAACGCGGTTTGGCGGCCGATGCCATAAGTGTCAAAAGTACGGCTTGCGCGTTGCTGGGTAAAAGGATCGCTCGTGAGTCGGAGATTATGGCATTTAACGATTTGTTTCTGATCATGGGAGGAATGATGCTGGCAACGGCGCTGCTCGTCTTGTTCTCTTCTCATGATTTTCGTTTGTATGCAAAAAAAGAGGGGGGACGATGA
- the gorA gene encoding glutathione-disulfide reductase, whose product MTKHYDYLAIGGGSGGIASINRAAMYGQKCALIEAKELGGTCVNVGCVPKKVMWHAAQIAEAIHLYGPDYGFDTTVNAFDWKKLVANRTAYIDRIHNSYDNVLGKNKVDVIKGFARFIDAHTVEVNGEKITADHILIATGGRPSHPDIPGAEYGIDSDGFFDLDAMPKRVAVVGAGYIAVEIAGVLNALGAETHLFVRKHAPLRTFDPMVVETLVEVMNTEGPSLHTESVPKAIVKNADGSLTLQLENGKEFTVDSLVWAIGREPATDNLNLAATGVKTNEKGYIDVDKYQNTNVKGIYAVGDNTGAVELTPVAVAAGRRLSERLFNNKPEEHLDYSNIATVVFSHPPIGTIGLTEPEAIEKFGADNVKVYKSSFTAMYSAVTQHRQPCRMKLVCVGKEEKIVGLHGIGFGMDEILQGFAVAIKMGATKKDFDNTVAIHPTAAEEFVTMR is encoded by the coding sequence ATGACCAAACATTACGATTATCTAGCAATTGGCGGCGGCAGCGGCGGCATCGCATCGATCAACCGGGCAGCCATGTACGGCCAGAAATGCGCACTGATTGAAGCCAAAGAACTGGGCGGCACCTGCGTAAACGTGGGTTGTGTACCGAAAAAAGTTATGTGGCATGCGGCGCAAATCGCCGAGGCCATCCACCTGTACGGCCCGGATTACGGTTTCGATACCACCGTCAACGCGTTTGACTGGAAGAAGCTGGTCGCCAACCGCACCGCTTATATCGACCGCATCCATAATTCCTACGACAACGTGCTGGGTAAAAACAAAGTCGACGTGATCAAAGGCTTCGCACGCTTTATCGACGCCCACACGGTGGAAGTGAACGGTGAAAAAATCACCGCCGACCATATCCTGATCGCCACCGGAGGCCGTCCAAGCCACCCTGACATTCCAGGTGCAGAATACGGCATCGATTCAGACGGTTTCTTCGATCTGGACGCCATGCCAAAACGCGTTGCGGTGGTGGGTGCTGGCTATATCGCGGTAGAAATCGCCGGCGTGCTGAACGCGCTCGGGGCCGAAACGCACCTGTTCGTACGTAAACACGCGCCACTGCGGACTTTCGACCCTATGGTTGTCGAGACCCTGGTGGAAGTGATGAACACCGAAGGGCCAAGCCTGCACACGGAATCCGTGCCAAAAGCCATCGTCAAAAACGCCGACGGCAGCCTGACGTTGCAGTTGGAAAACGGCAAGGAATTCACCGTCGACAGCCTGGTGTGGGCGATTGGCCGCGAACCGGCGACCGATAACCTGAACCTGGCCGCTACCGGGGTGAAAACCAACGAAAAAGGCTATATCGACGTCGATAAATACCAAAATACCAACGTAAAAGGGATTTACGCGGTGGGCGACAACACCGGCGCCGTCGAACTGACCCCGGTCGCCGTTGCCGCAGGCCGTCGCCTGTCAGAACGCCTGTTCAACAACAAGCCGGAAGAGCACCTGGATTACAGCAACATCGCCACCGTGGTGTTCAGCCACCCGCCGATCGGCACCATTGGCCTGACCGAACCGGAAGCGATTGAGAAATTCGGTGCGGACAACGTGAAAGTGTACAAATCTTCCTTCACCGCCATGTACAGCGCCGTGACGCAGCACCGCCAACCGTGCCGCATGAAGCTGGTCTGCGTGGGCAAAGAAGAGAAGATTGTCGGCCTGCACGGCATCGGTTTCGGCATGGACGAGATCCTGCAGGGCTTTGCCGTAGCCATTAAAATGGGCGCGACCAAGAAAGACTTCGACAACACCGTGGCGATCCACCCGACCGCCGCAGAAGAGTTTGTGACCATGCGCTAA
- a CDS encoding HlyD family secretion protein, with the protein MKHTRKIALLLALIVVLAGFFYWLLYWRYFQTTDNAYIQTDITNISARISAVVVNSNILDNHRVKKGDLLAQLDDREFVVAVQKAVATLAQSQAALTNAQASYQMQKSTIEEYRSDVSSAAASLQYARQQYLRFQILDKKHYVSQGDMDNATSSYKVAEAKYTQTQASLRTQSDKLNVQQSEIEQGRANVEQAQANLEQAKLTLSYTRIVAPIDGVISNRSLQVGMMVQAGQAIASIVSGKTPWISANFKETQKARMRKGLPVEVYIDAYPGKTFYAKVDSVSPATGATFALLPPDNATGNFTKIVQRVPVKIVFDHPEQIDSGLSASVTVDTRG; encoded by the coding sequence ATGAAACACACTAGGAAAATAGCTTTATTACTTGCCCTGATAGTGGTGCTGGCCGGTTTTTTTTATTGGCTTCTTTATTGGCGTTATTTCCAAACCACCGACAACGCCTATATACAAACTGACATTACCAATATCAGCGCTCGCATCAGTGCTGTGGTGGTTAATTCAAATATTCTGGACAACCATCGAGTAAAAAAAGGTGATTTGTTGGCGCAGTTGGACGACAGGGAGTTTGTTGTCGCCGTACAAAAAGCGGTGGCGACGTTGGCGCAGAGCCAGGCTGCATTGACCAATGCCCAAGCCAGTTATCAGATGCAAAAAAGCACCATAGAGGAATACCGTAGCGACGTAAGTTCCGCGGCAGCCAGTCTGCAGTACGCGCGCCAACAATACCTTCGTTTTCAAATTCTTGATAAAAAACATTATGTTTCACAAGGTGATATGGATAATGCAACGTCCAGTTACAAGGTGGCAGAGGCGAAATACACCCAGACGCAAGCGAGTCTGAGGACGCAAAGCGATAAGCTTAACGTACAACAAAGCGAGATTGAACAGGGCAGGGCTAACGTGGAACAAGCTCAAGCTAACCTAGAGCAAGCAAAGCTGACGCTGAGTTATACACGAATAGTCGCGCCGATTGACGGCGTGATCAGTAATCGCAGCCTGCAGGTCGGAATGATGGTGCAAGCGGGGCAAGCCATCGCCAGTATTGTGTCCGGAAAAACCCCTTGGATCAGTGCCAACTTCAAAGAAACCCAAAAGGCGCGGATGCGTAAAGGGTTACCGGTAGAAGTCTACATTGACGCTTACCCGGGGAAAACGTTTTACGCCAAAGTCGATAGCGTTTCACCCGCCACCGGGGCAACCTTCGCGTTATTGCCACCCGATAACGCTACCGGGAATTTCACCAAGATCGTGCAGCGTGTGCCTGTAAAAATTGTCTTTGACCATCCCGAGCAGATCGACAGCGGCTTGTCGGCCTCTGTGACGGTGGATACCCGCGGCTGA
- a CDS encoding NADP-dependent oxidoreductase, whose product MSQFENTSIVLNSHPDGAATLENFRVETDTVGELHPGEFLVENKWLSIDLYTRARLNKSTGYISSIKLGEVIQGETIGEIVASRNPLFSVGDRVFSFSGWQKYYVGDAQNFTVHRLPPTALSPTIFLSVVGTPGRSAYFGLNKIAKPKPGETLVVSAASGSVGSVVGQLGKLAGCRVVGLAGSDEKCRYAVEELGFDACLNYKTADLKRDLRAACPQGIDIYFENVGGRISLFVAKLLNEGARVPICGNAANYNLGTEVDAASPAAFFSSLPDAPVNRFFLVTEWFKDYLESDTFLLNAAEKGQLKYRETIADGLENAPQAFIDLLNGKHLGKQLIRM is encoded by the coding sequence ATGAGTCAGTTTGAGAATACATCGATCGTATTAAATAGCCACCCGGATGGGGCCGCAACGCTGGAAAATTTCAGGGTCGAAACTGACACCGTAGGTGAATTACATCCAGGCGAGTTCCTGGTCGAGAATAAGTGGTTATCGATAGACCTTTATACTCGCGCAAGGCTCAATAAGAGCACCGGTTATATTAGTTCGATCAAGTTAGGGGAGGTGATCCAGGGGGAAACTATTGGTGAGATTGTTGCCTCCCGTAATCCTCTGTTTAGTGTTGGTGATCGCGTATTTAGCTTCTCCGGTTGGCAGAAATATTATGTTGGCGATGCGCAAAATTTTACCGTTCATCGTTTGCCGCCAACGGCATTGTCTCCCACTATTTTTCTCAGCGTGGTGGGTACGCCTGGCCGTTCGGCTTATTTTGGTTTGAACAAAATAGCGAAGCCTAAGCCGGGTGAGACGCTGGTGGTTTCTGCCGCCTCGGGGTCGGTGGGCTCGGTAGTGGGGCAACTCGGCAAGCTGGCAGGCTGTCGCGTTGTGGGACTGGCTGGGAGCGACGAAAAATGTCGCTATGCAGTTGAGGAGTTGGGCTTCGATGCTTGCCTGAACTATAAAACTGCGGATCTCAAACGCGATCTTCGCGCCGCGTGTCCACAAGGTATCGATATCTATTTTGAGAACGTTGGCGGGCGCATTTCGCTGTTTGTCGCCAAATTACTGAATGAAGGTGCCAGGGTGCCCATCTGCGGGAATGCCGCTAATTACAATCTGGGCACTGAGGTTGATGCAGCCAGTCCTGCGGCCTTTTTCTCCTCCCTGCCCGACGCTCCTGTGAATCGTTTCTTCCTGGTGACTGAATGGTTCAAGGATTACCTTGAGTCGGACACCTTCTTATTGAATGCGGCAGAAAAAGGTCAGTTGAAATACCGCGAGACGATAGCCGACGGACTGGAAAATGCCCCCCAGGCATTTATTGACTTGCTCAATGGCAAACATTTAGGCAAGCAATTGATACGGATGTGA